The Cellulomonas sp. S1-8 genome has a window encoding:
- a CDS encoding helix-turn-helix domain-containing protein, producing the protein MTTTAREGLNLRLLRARDAMDRDYARPLDVPTLARVAYVSPSHFAREFRAVFGEPPHRYLQRRRLERACAALRDTDAPVTQVALDVGFDSLGTFSRTFRDVVGRSPSQYRRDQRLAASSDGRGGDAPPGGDGRAAPAAPACIVAAWTRVSSFGEAPPGAASVA; encoded by the coding sequence GTGACGACGACCGCGCGTGAGGGGCTGAACCTGCGGCTGCTGCGTGCGCGGGACGCCATGGACCGCGACTACGCCCGGCCGCTCGACGTCCCGACGCTCGCGCGCGTCGCCTACGTCTCGCCGTCGCACTTCGCGCGCGAGTTCCGGGCCGTGTTCGGCGAGCCGCCCCACCGCTACCTGCAGCGCCGCCGCCTCGAACGCGCGTGCGCGGCGCTGCGCGACACGGACGCACCCGTCACGCAGGTCGCTCTCGACGTGGGCTTCGACAGCCTCGGCACGTTCTCGCGGACCTTCCGCGACGTCGTCGGACGGTCGCCGTCCCAGTACCGGCGCGACCAGCGGCTGGCCGCGTCGTCGGACGGGCGGGGCGGCGACGCACCCCCGGGCGGGGACGGGCGCGCGGCACCCGCCGCCCCCGCGTGCATCGTCGCCGCGTGGACGCGGGTCAGCAGTTTCGGAGAAGCGCCGCCGGGGGCCGCGTCCGTAGCGTGA
- a CDS encoding PPOX class F420-dependent oxidoreductase, whose protein sequence is MARSVATTTSVDLDGLLEFVRPRHHLLLVTTRADGRPQVSPVSGGVDDAGRIVVSTYPGRAKTRNAERDPRVSVCVLSDTWDGPWVQVDGRAEVLHLPEAEDALVDYYRCIAGEHPDWDEYRAAMRLQGKSLIRVTPERWGPLATGGFPSDVAARLDATG, encoded by the coding sequence ATGGCACGCTCCGTCGCTACCACCACCTCCGTCGACCTGGACGGGCTGCTCGAGTTCGTGCGGCCGCGGCACCACCTGCTCCTCGTCACGACGCGCGCCGACGGGCGCCCGCAGGTGTCGCCGGTGAGCGGCGGCGTCGACGACGCGGGCCGGATCGTCGTCTCGACGTACCCGGGCCGCGCCAAGACCCGCAACGCGGAGCGCGACCCGCGGGTCAGCGTGTGCGTCCTGTCGGACACGTGGGACGGCCCGTGGGTGCAGGTCGACGGACGCGCCGAGGTGCTGCACCTGCCCGAGGCCGAGGACGCGCTCGTCGACTACTACCGCTGCATCGCGGGCGAGCACCCCGACTGGGACGAGTACCGCGCGGCGATGCGTCTGCAGGGCAAGAGCCTGATCCGGGTGACCCCGGAGCGCTGGGGCCCGCTGGCGACGGGCGGCTTCCCGTCCGACGTCGCCGCGCGGCTGGACGCGACGGGCTGA
- a CDS encoding ArsR/SmtB family transcription factor: MTQQSDGDHLVAVLAALAHPVRLRIVAQLAQGRDYVSHLARELGISRPLLHMHLQRLEAAGIITGSHEISDDGKALRYVELTELDLHLTPRLVADAAATLTPPEDA, encoded by the coding sequence ATGACACAGCAGAGCGACGGCGACCACCTCGTCGCGGTGCTCGCGGCGCTCGCGCACCCGGTGCGGCTGCGGATCGTCGCGCAGCTCGCCCAGGGCCGCGACTACGTCAGCCACCTGGCGCGGGAGCTCGGCATCAGCCGCCCGCTCCTGCACATGCACCTGCAGCGTCTCGAGGCTGCCGGGATCATCACCGGCAGCCACGAGATCTCCGACGACGGCAAGGCGCTGCGCTACGTCGAGCTCACCGAGCTCGACCTGCACCTCACCCCCCGGCTCGTGGCGGACGCCGCGGCCACCCTCACCCCACCGGAGGACGCCTGA
- a CDS encoding VOC family protein produces MFTSIAITRVTVLDQDEALDFYVGKLGFQVSNDVDLGFMRWLTVSLPADPERHLLLEVPGPPALSPEVAAQVRDLVTRGALGVVAILYTDDCRATYDELRSRGVEFTEDPTEQPYGIDCALRDPFGNHVRITEPSRQREVSDADRDRWSGATVG; encoded by the coding sequence ATGTTCACCTCCATCGCGATCACCCGTGTCACCGTGCTCGACCAGGACGAGGCCCTGGACTTCTACGTCGGCAAGCTCGGCTTCCAGGTCTCCAACGACGTGGACCTCGGGTTCATGCGCTGGCTCACCGTGTCCCTGCCGGCCGACCCCGAGCGGCACCTGCTGCTCGAGGTCCCCGGCCCGCCGGCCCTGAGCCCCGAGGTCGCCGCCCAGGTCCGCGACCTCGTCACCCGCGGGGCGCTCGGCGTCGTCGCGATCCTCTACACCGACGACTGCCGGGCGACGTACGACGAGCTGCGCTCCCGCGGCGTCGAGTTCACCGAGGACCCCACGGAGCAGCCCTACGGCATCGACTGCGCGCTGCGCGACCCGTTCGGCAACCACGTCCGCATCACCGAGCCGAGCCGGCAGCGCGAGGTCTCCGACGCGGACAGGGACCGCTGGTCGGGGGCGACGGTCGGCTGA
- a CDS encoding AAA family ATPase, whose protein sequence is MSDRNRAGALCERIEGVFDQRVVGQTQLRTSLVVALMCGGHVLLESVPGLAKTTAAQTLAAAVSGSFHRIQCTPDLMPSDIVGTQVFNYGTSTFTTQLGPVHANVVLLDEINRSSAKTQSAMLEAMQERQTTIAGEVHKVPSPFMVLATQNPIEEEGTHVLPEAQMDRFLLKEVLDYPAPEEEVEILDRISDGRMTRALRNDALTLDEVAWLQRVVDQVYVDRSIRRYVVDLVATTRGRGPVQVPGLDRLVRMGASPRGSISLMRVAQAVALRAGRAHVVPEDVHAMRNAVLRHRIVRTYDAIADDVSTESIVTSVFDAVPAP, encoded by the coding sequence ATGTCCGACCGGAACCGAGCCGGTGCGCTGTGCGAGCGCATCGAGGGGGTCTTCGACCAGCGCGTCGTGGGGCAGACGCAGCTGCGCACGTCGCTCGTCGTCGCGCTGATGTGCGGGGGCCACGTGCTGCTGGAGTCGGTCCCGGGCCTGGCCAAGACGACGGCCGCGCAGACGCTCGCCGCCGCGGTGTCGGGCTCGTTCCACCGCATCCAGTGCACGCCGGACCTCATGCCGTCGGACATCGTCGGGACGCAGGTCTTCAACTACGGGACGTCGACGTTCACGACGCAGCTCGGCCCGGTGCACGCCAACGTCGTCCTGCTCGACGAGATCAACCGGTCGTCGGCCAAGACGCAGTCCGCGATGCTCGAGGCGATGCAGGAGCGGCAGACCACGATCGCCGGCGAGGTCCACAAGGTGCCGTCGCCGTTCATGGTCCTCGCGACGCAGAACCCCATCGAGGAGGAGGGCACGCACGTCCTGCCCGAGGCCCAGATGGACCGGTTCCTGCTCAAGGAGGTCCTGGACTACCCGGCACCGGAGGAGGAGGTCGAGATCCTCGACCGCATCTCCGACGGGCGCATGACGCGTGCGCTGCGCAACGACGCGCTGACCCTGGACGAGGTGGCGTGGCTGCAGCGCGTCGTCGACCAGGTGTACGTCGACCGGTCCATCCGGCGGTACGTCGTCGACCTGGTCGCCACGACGCGCGGTCGCGGGCCCGTGCAGGTCCCGGGCCTGGACCGGCTGGTGCGGATGGGCGCGAGCCCTCGTGGGTCGATCTCGCTGATGCGCGTCGCGCAGGCCGTCGCGCTGCGGGCCGGGCGCGCGCACGTCGTCCCCGAGGACGTGCACGCGATGCGCAACGCCGTGCTGCGCCACCGCATCGTGCGGACGTACGACGCGATCGCGGACGACGTGTCGACCGAGTCGATCGTCACGTCGGTGTTCGACGCCGTCCCGGCGCCCTGA
- a CDS encoding SIR2 family NAD-dependent protein deacylase, whose protein sequence is MPHHDDPPTVTVLSGAGISTASGIPDFRGPQGVWTRDPAAADLLDIGPYVRDADVRKRGWQAWAGHAVWDARPTAAHRALVDLERAGALIAVLTQNFDGLHQAAGSAPDRVVELHGSLATTSCLRCRETVPTRDVLARLPAEPDPRCTACGGVLKPDVVYFGELLPDDAMSRAIAAATDAHTFVAVGTTLTVHPVAGLVPLAVGAGARLVVVNAEPTAYDHLADEIHRAPIDEALPALVATLLEH, encoded by the coding sequence GTGCCGCACCACGACGACCCCCCGACCGTCACCGTCCTGTCGGGTGCCGGCATCTCGACCGCGTCGGGCATCCCCGACTTCCGCGGGCCGCAGGGCGTCTGGACGCGGGACCCGGCGGCGGCGGACCTGCTCGACATCGGGCCGTACGTGCGGGACGCGGACGTCCGCAAGCGCGGCTGGCAGGCGTGGGCGGGGCACGCCGTGTGGGACGCACGGCCGACGGCGGCGCACCGCGCGCTGGTCGACCTGGAGCGGGCCGGCGCGCTGATCGCCGTGCTCACGCAGAACTTCGACGGTCTGCACCAGGCCGCGGGCAGCGCACCGGACCGGGTCGTCGAGCTGCACGGCTCGCTGGCCACCACGTCGTGCCTGCGCTGCCGGGAGACGGTCCCGACGCGCGACGTGCTCGCGCGGCTGCCCGCCGAGCCGGACCCGCGCTGCACGGCGTGCGGCGGGGTGCTGAAGCCGGACGTCGTGTACTTCGGTGAGCTCCTGCCCGACGACGCGATGTCACGGGCGATCGCCGCCGCGACGGACGCTCACACGTTCGTCGCGGTCGGCACGACGCTCACCGTGCACCCGGTCGCCGGGCTCGTGCCGCTGGCCGTGGGCGCGGGCGCGCGGCTCGTCGTCGTCAACGCCGAGCCGACGGCGTACGACCACCTGGCCGACGAGATCCACCGCGCCCCCATCGACGAGGCCCTCCCGGCCCTGGTCGCGACCCTCCTCGAACACTGA
- a CDS encoding acyl-CoA thioesterase yields the protein MDETAGAVPPPVEVPSGRGRVVMQVRWSDVDLFGHVNNAAFLRFLDDARFTLFPRMGVDELGVTTASLLVVVKHEIDYLAPLRFRQAPVVVEVWVPRLGRSSVDFAYEVLDGEAPGAVVALRARSRMVQLDRATHTPRAFTDEERTTFAACPGPTPELRPW from the coding sequence ATGGACGAGACCGCGGGCGCTGTCCCGCCACCCGTGGAGGTGCCCTCCGGCCGCGGCCGCGTCGTCATGCAGGTGCGCTGGTCGGACGTCGACCTGTTCGGGCACGTCAACAACGCCGCGTTCCTGCGGTTCCTGGACGACGCGCGGTTCACGCTCTTCCCGCGGATGGGCGTCGACGAGCTCGGCGTGACGACCGCGTCGCTGCTGGTCGTCGTCAAGCACGAGATCGACTACCTGGCGCCCCTGCGGTTCCGTCAGGCGCCGGTCGTCGTCGAGGTGTGGGTGCCGCGGCTGGGGCGCTCGTCGGTCGACTTCGCGTACGAGGTCCTCGACGGCGAGGCGCCCGGCGCGGTCGTCGCGCTGCGCGCCCGGTCGCGCATGGTGCAGCTCGACCGGGCGACGCACACGCCGCGCGCCTTCACCGACGAGGAGCGCACGACGTTCGCCGCGTGCCCGGGCCCGACGCCGGAGCTGCGCCCCTGGTGA
- a CDS encoding aminotransferase class V-fold PLP-dependent enzyme — MAPTTLGTSTSMSLAGLRARIAPTPGYLDAATGGLPLRATTDALHAALDEWAAGRAFPTTYDVAVAASRDAYARIAGVDVDRVAIAAQASPLVGLVAAALPDGARVVVPDGDFTSVTYPFLAHADRGVRVDAVPLERLADAVADGCDAVATSLVQSRDGRVVDLAAVRAAAADVGALRVVDVTQAAGWYPLDPASHGPEITVCSAYKWLCAPRGVAFLTTTPEADALLRPLAAGWYAGADRWASVYGTDMRLAPGARRFDTSPAWLAWIGAVPALEAFAQVDVAEVHAHDVGLADGLRARLGLPPAGSAIVSLPDDDAGTVRARLTAAGLRVAGRGGGVRLAFHVWNDASDVERVAAALAA; from the coding sequence ATGGCGCCCACCACCCTCGGCACGTCCACCTCGATGTCCCTCGCCGGCCTGCGCGCCCGGATCGCGCCGACGCCCGGCTACCTCGACGCGGCGACGGGTGGCCTGCCGCTGCGCGCGACGACGGACGCCCTGCACGCCGCGCTCGACGAGTGGGCCGCCGGGCGCGCCTTCCCCACGACGTACGACGTCGCGGTCGCGGCGTCGCGGGACGCGTACGCGCGGATCGCCGGCGTCGACGTGGACCGCGTCGCGATCGCCGCCCAGGCCTCGCCGCTCGTCGGGCTGGTCGCGGCGGCGCTCCCGGACGGCGCGCGCGTCGTCGTCCCCGACGGGGACTTCACGTCCGTCACGTACCCGTTCCTCGCGCACGCCGACCGCGGGGTGCGCGTGGACGCCGTGCCGCTCGAGCGGCTCGCGGACGCGGTCGCCGACGGGTGCGACGCGGTCGCGACGTCGCTCGTGCAGTCCCGCGACGGGCGCGTCGTCGACCTCGCGGCCGTGCGGGCGGCGGCGGCCGACGTGGGCGCGCTGCGCGTCGTCGACGTCACGCAGGCCGCCGGGTGGTACCCGCTGGACCCCGCGTCGCACGGCCCGGAGATCACGGTCTGCTCGGCGTACAAGTGGCTGTGCGCGCCGCGCGGCGTCGCCTTCCTCACGACGACGCCCGAGGCCGACGCGCTGCTGCGCCCGCTCGCGGCCGGCTGGTACGCGGGCGCGGACCGGTGGGCCTCGGTCTACGGCACCGACATGCGTCTCGCGCCCGGCGCGCGCCGCTTCGACACCTCGCCGGCGTGGCTCGCATGGATCGGCGCGGTGCCGGCGCTGGAGGCGTTCGCGCAGGTGGACGTCGCGGAGGTCCACGCGCACGACGTCGGGCTGGCCGACGGGCTGCGCGCGCGGCTGGGCCTGCCGCCCGCCGGGTCGGCGATCGTGTCGCTGCCGGACGACGACGCGGGCACCGTGCGCGCCCGCCTGACGGCCGCGGGTCTGCGGGTCGCGGGTCGCGGGGGCGGTGTCCGGCTGGCGTTCCACGTCTGGAACGACGCGTCGGACGTCGAGCGGGTCGCCGCGGCCCTGGCCGCCTGA
- a CDS encoding alpha/beta family hydrolase: protein MADVRVLRAGSGPVDVAGVLLTPGAGATRDNRTLVVLDAALAAVGVPVRRVDLPRGAAAAPARVRDEAGAFAAELGVPTGRLVIGGRSFGGRMCSMAVADGLPVAGLLLLSYPLHPPGKPETLRVEHLPRVDVPVLAVSGASDPFGTPDELAAHLASLAGPTTLVVVPGTHGPADAPVVAAVRAWLT from the coding sequence ATGGCGGACGTGCGGGTGCTGCGGGCGGGGTCGGGACCCGTCGACGTCGCGGGCGTGCTGCTGACGCCGGGCGCCGGGGCCACGCGCGACAACCGCACGCTCGTCGTGCTCGACGCGGCTCTGGCGGCGGTCGGCGTCCCGGTGCGACGCGTCGACCTGCCGCGCGGAGCCGCTGCCGCGCCTGCGCGGGTGCGTGACGAGGCCGGAGCGTTCGCGGCGGAGCTGGGGGTGCCGACCGGGCGGCTCGTGATCGGTGGGCGGTCGTTCGGCGGGCGCATGTGCTCGATGGCCGTCGCCGACGGTCTGCCCGTCGCGGGCCTGCTGCTGCTGTCGTACCCGCTGCACCCGCCGGGCAAGCCCGAGACGCTGCGCGTCGAGCACCTGCCGCGCGTCGACGTCCCCGTGCTCGCCGTGAGCGGCGCGTCCGACCCGTTCGGCACACCCGACGAGCTGGCGGCGCACCTCGCGAGCCTGGCCGGCCCGACGACCCTCGTCGTCGTCCCCGGCACGCACGGCCCCGCCGACGCCCCGGTCGTCGCCGCCGTCCGCGCCTGGCTCACCTGA
- a CDS encoding VWA domain-containing protein, with protein sequence MSARAVVPVALVLLTALPVLALCVGQALGLQVGRGGVRRSDAPRAGAWTWWRRAVLVVLLAVVGLTPTVAATQAGGARVGIQLWFVVDRTGSMAAEDWGPGDDVVRAPGLEPVPAVQRLDGVRHDVVALTRDVPGAFYSVVAFADEAGTQLPLTDDATAVRAWAQTVTQEVTAGSAGTTRDRALDVLERSLQDAQDRDPGMVRLVFYLSDGEQTTEVDEPGSFTRIAPLVDGGAVLGYGTAAGAPMRVFDGTVDPDAPYIPDPDDPSRPALSVADETALREVAAELGVPYVHRDGPTSTADLVAGVDVDAITADGRTDLSSRRDVVWPFALLAGVLLAAEAWTWARASSRLRGRR encoded by the coding sequence ATGAGCGCCCGCGCGGTGGTCCCGGTGGCGCTGGTGCTCCTCACGGCGCTGCCGGTGCTGGCGCTGTGCGTCGGGCAGGCGCTGGGCCTGCAGGTGGGGCGCGGGGGCGTCCGTCGGTCCGACGCGCCGCGTGCCGGTGCGTGGACGTGGTGGCGGCGCGCCGTGCTCGTCGTGCTGCTGGCGGTCGTCGGCCTGACGCCCACGGTCGCCGCGACGCAGGCCGGCGGTGCGCGCGTCGGCATCCAGCTGTGGTTCGTCGTCGACCGCACCGGCTCCATGGCGGCCGAGGACTGGGGCCCCGGCGACGACGTCGTGCGGGCACCCGGCCTGGAGCCGGTCCCCGCCGTGCAGCGCCTCGACGGCGTGCGGCACGACGTGGTGGCGCTGACCCGCGACGTGCCCGGCGCCTTCTACTCGGTCGTCGCGTTCGCCGACGAGGCCGGCACGCAGCTGCCCCTGACCGACGACGCGACGGCCGTGCGCGCGTGGGCGCAGACCGTGACGCAGGAGGTCACCGCCGGGTCGGCGGGCACGACCCGCGACCGCGCGCTCGACGTCCTGGAGCGCTCGCTGCAGGACGCGCAGGACCGCGACCCCGGGATGGTGCGGCTCGTGTTCTACCTGTCCGACGGCGAGCAGACGACCGAGGTCGACGAGCCGGGCTCGTTCACGCGGATCGCGCCGCTCGTCGACGGCGGCGCGGTGCTGGGCTACGGCACCGCGGCGGGCGCGCCCATGCGCGTGTTCGACGGCACCGTCGACCCCGACGCGCCCTACATCCCCGACCCCGACGACCCGTCCCGCCCGGCGCTGTCCGTCGCCGACGAGACCGCGCTGCGCGAGGTCGCAGCCGAGCTGGGCGTGCCGTACGTGCACCGCGACGGCCCGACGAGCACCGCGGACCTCGTCGCGGGCGTCGACGTCGACGCGATCACCGCCGACGGCCGCACCGACCTGAGCTCACGTCGCGACGTCGTGTGGCCGTTCGCGCTGCTCGCGGGCGTACTGCTCGCCGCCGAGGCGTGGACGTGGGCGCGCGCGTCGAGCCGGCTGCGGGGACGACGATGA
- a CDS encoding HAD hydrolase family protein, translated as MDGSLLDDAKRVDPSFWPLLDTLVARGIAVCPASGRQYATLRREFGRDDLVYIAENGALVVRGGGAPTVDGLDADVARDVVREVRRLAAGGADLGVVLCGLRSAYVERTDAAFLAQCEPYYALLERVPDLDVVDDVVLKVAVYDFGPAATGAGPALAGFGDVASVLVSGAHWVDVMSPTADKGHALREVQRALGVTPEQTVAFGDYLNDVGMLAAAHWSFAMDNAHPDVRAGARFVAPSNAENGVVRTLRALLHLS; from the coding sequence ATGGACGGATCGCTGCTGGACGACGCCAAACGCGTCGACCCGTCGTTCTGGCCGCTGCTCGACACGCTCGTCGCGCGCGGCATCGCGGTGTGCCCGGCGAGCGGGCGGCAGTACGCGACGCTGCGCCGGGAGTTCGGCCGCGACGACCTCGTGTACATCGCGGAGAACGGTGCTCTCGTCGTGCGCGGCGGTGGGGCGCCGACGGTCGACGGGCTCGACGCGGACGTCGCGCGGGACGTCGTGCGCGAGGTGCGGCGCCTCGCGGCGGGCGGCGCGGACCTGGGGGTCGTGCTGTGCGGCCTGCGCAGCGCGTACGTCGAGCGCACGGACGCGGCCTTCCTGGCGCAGTGCGAGCCGTACTACGCGCTGCTGGAGCGGGTGCCGGACCTCGACGTCGTCGACGACGTCGTCCTCAAGGTCGCGGTCTACGACTTCGGTCCCGCGGCCACGGGGGCCGGCCCGGCGCTGGCGGGCTTCGGTGACGTCGCGTCGGTCCTGGTCAGCGGCGCGCACTGGGTGGACGTCATGAGCCCGACGGCCGACAAGGGGCACGCGCTGCGCGAGGTGCAGCGGGCGCTGGGTGTCACGCCGGAGCAGACGGTCGCGTTCGGCGACTACCTCAACGACGTCGGCATGCTCGCGGCGGCCCACTGGTCCTTCGCGATGGACAACGCGCACCCGGACGTGCGGGCGGGCGCGCGGTTCGTGGCGCCGTCGAACGCCGAGAACGGCGTCGTCCGCACGTTGCGCGCGCTGCTGCACCTGTCCTGA
- a CDS encoding DUF58 domain-containing protein gives MPARSRLALVRARLHLPTVRRATGLLDGRHRAVWKGHGDEVDDLHVYTPGDDVGDIDWRASARSAQPVVKRYEATSNVALVLVVDTGRHMCATSAGGEPKQEVAQLVADVVAHLAHQRGDRVSLVAGDAGRVVEVPAGAGTTHLEVLLRRLERTFDADAPEGDLTRLLDRVLRRTARRSLVVVVTDEARPGAADERALARLRTRHEVMVVQVVDADLFAGSLGPAPGTLAGASTATDRGRPVVVPPRGRAVRDVVSGWSLPAYLRGRRGVREAVAAARIARHAEVQQRTRRLRVTSVSVESTHDVLDEMVALLGRARRAGR, from the coding sequence GTGCCCGCCCGCTCCCGTCTCGCGCTGGTGCGCGCGCGCCTGCACCTGCCGACGGTGCGGCGTGCCACCGGCCTGCTCGACGGGCGGCACCGCGCGGTCTGGAAGGGTCACGGCGACGAGGTCGACGACCTGCACGTGTACACGCCGGGCGACGACGTGGGCGACATCGACTGGCGGGCCTCGGCGCGCTCGGCGCAGCCGGTCGTCAAGCGCTACGAGGCGACGTCGAACGTCGCCCTGGTCCTGGTCGTCGACACGGGCCGGCACATGTGCGCGACGTCGGCGGGCGGTGAGCCCAAGCAGGAGGTCGCGCAGCTCGTCGCGGACGTGGTCGCGCACCTCGCCCACCAGCGCGGGGACCGGGTCTCGCTCGTCGCGGGCGACGCGGGCCGCGTCGTGGAGGTGCCGGCGGGCGCGGGCACGACGCACCTGGAGGTGCTGCTGCGCCGCCTGGAGCGCACGTTCGACGCCGACGCCCCCGAGGGTGACCTCACGCGCCTGCTGGACCGGGTGCTGCGCCGCACCGCGCGCCGGTCGCTGGTCGTCGTGGTCACGGACGAGGCGCGGCCGGGTGCGGCCGACGAGCGCGCGCTGGCGCGGCTGCGCACGCGGCACGAGGTGATGGTCGTGCAGGTCGTGGACGCGGACCTGTTCGCGGGGAGTCTGGGACCGGCGCCGGGCACGCTCGCGGGCGCGTCGACGGCCACCGACCGCGGCCGGCCCGTCGTCGTGCCGCCGCGGGGCCGGGCCGTGCGGGACGTCGTCAGCGGGTGGTCCCTGCCCGCGTACCTGCGGGGGCGGCGCGGCGTGCGGGAGGCCGTCGCGGCGGCCCGCATCGCGCGGCACGCGGAGGTCCAGCAGCGCACGCGGCGACTGCGCGTGACGTCGGTGAGCGTGGAGAGCACGCACGACGTGCTGGACGAGATGGTCGCGCTGCTGGGGAGGGCGCGTCGTGCCGGGCGCTGA
- a CDS encoding VOC family protein yields the protein MSDTAPTHHTIDYIEIGMTDLHAAKAFYGAAFGWTFTDYGPGPAYVGIQGPGGAGGAEVGGFRLDDEVAPGGPLVLLYSADLEASVAAVLAAGGTVTAGPYDFPGGRRFHFRDPSGNELGVWATG from the coding sequence ATGTCGGACACTGCGCCCACGCACCACACGATCGACTACATCGAGATCGGCATGACCGATCTCCACGCGGCCAAGGCCTTCTACGGCGCGGCCTTCGGCTGGACCTTCACGGACTACGGACCGGGTCCTGCCTACGTCGGGATCCAGGGCCCGGGCGGCGCCGGGGGTGCGGAGGTGGGAGGCTTCCGCCTCGACGACGAGGTCGCCCCGGGCGGTCCGCTCGTCCTGCTCTACTCGGCCGACCTGGAGGCGAGCGTCGCCGCGGTCCTCGCCGCGGGGGGCACGGTCACCGCGGGCCCGTACGACTTCCCCGGGGGGCGCCGCTTCCACTTCCGCGACCCGAGCGGCAACGAGCTCGGCGTCTGGGCCACCGGGTGA
- a CDS encoding VWA domain-containing protein, with the protein MVTRAGLEVPWLVPAVLAVVVALVVGLLLRDRRGTTPVANTDDLRRVPALRAWRVRYRVLRVGVVLAVAVAAVAAAVLAARPVTVQERTRELANRDIVLCLDVSGSMLEYDERVVATFERLVEGFTGERVALSVFDSTSSTVFPLTDDYELVTSQLRAAREAFAGEDAGTEIFRGTSGIEGQASLVGDGVASCTLLFDQFDDARSRSIVLATDNEVWGTPVYSLPAAVDLATSRGVVVYALYPDEDERFFSASTAAELRIAAEGTGGTFAAVADPGAVPTILDRVKDSQLAAMQVDPEQVVTDDDDPWVWLLYVTGLAVVVLAWRVRA; encoded by the coding sequence ATGGTGACGCGCGCGGGCCTCGAGGTGCCGTGGCTGGTGCCGGCGGTCCTCGCCGTCGTCGTCGCCCTGGTCGTGGGGCTGCTGCTGCGCGACCGGCGCGGGACGACGCCCGTGGCCAACACCGACGACCTGCGCCGCGTGCCCGCGCTGCGCGCCTGGCGCGTGCGGTACCGGGTCCTGCGGGTGGGCGTCGTGCTGGCCGTGGCGGTGGCGGCGGTCGCCGCGGCGGTCCTCGCGGCGCGTCCCGTGACCGTGCAGGAGCGCACGCGGGAGCTCGCGAACCGCGACATCGTCCTGTGCCTCGACGTGTCAGGCTCGATGCTGGAGTACGACGAGCGGGTCGTCGCGACGTTCGAGCGGCTCGTCGAGGGCTTCACGGGTGAGCGCGTGGCCCTGTCGGTGTTCGACTCGACGTCGTCCACGGTGTTCCCGCTGACGGACGACTACGAGCTGGTGACGTCCCAGCTGCGCGCGGCGCGCGAGGCGTTCGCCGGTGAGGACGCGGGCACGGAGATCTTCCGCGGCACGTCCGGCATCGAGGGGCAGGCGTCGCTCGTCGGCGACGGCGTCGCGTCGTGCACGCTGCTGTTCGACCAGTTCGACGATGCGCGGTCCCGCTCGATAGTCCTCGCGACCGACAACGAGGTGTGGGGCACCCCGGTGTACTCGCTGCCCGCGGCGGTCGACCTCGCGACGTCCCGCGGCGTCGTCGTGTACGCCCTGTACCCCGACGAGGACGAGCGGTTCTTCAGCGCGTCGACGGCCGCCGAGCTGCGGATCGCCGCGGAGGGCACGGGCGGCACGTTCGCCGCGGTCGCGGACCCCGGTGCGGTGCCGACGATCCTCGACCGCGTGAAGGACAGCCAGCTCGCGGCCATGCAGGTGGACCCCGAGCAGGTCGTCACGGACGACGACGACCCGTGGGTGTGGCTGCTCTACGTCACCGGCCTCGCGGTCGTGGTCCTGGCCTGGCGGGTGCGCGCATGA